A genomic segment from Pseudomonas mendocina encodes:
- a CDS encoding DUF4136 domain-containing protein has translation MRLFLVILLCLGLATCASHIPQARILSPADASLAGRYGFELIDPQASLEGDSPFPERYRQLPQLLRHGLSARGYHESQQPQLRVYYWLAVQDGPLLFKVDAPPPNPLGSYQAIHHLRDETGTLRLRLTDLDQLILWEGVISTGLSPARDSAELLERAVQVLTEQIPLATP, from the coding sequence ATGCGCCTATTCCTCGTCATTCTGTTGTGCCTGGGGCTGGCCACTTGTGCCAGCCACATCCCCCAGGCACGCATCCTAAGCCCTGCCGATGCCTCACTTGCCGGACGCTATGGTTTCGAATTGATCGACCCACAGGCCAGCCTGGAGGGCGACTCGCCCTTTCCCGAGCGCTATCGCCAGTTGCCACAACTCTTGCGCCACGGCCTTTCGGCCCGTGGCTACCACGAAAGCCAACAGCCACAACTACGCGTCTATTACTGGCTGGCCGTGCAGGATGGTCCGCTATTGTTCAAGGTCGACGCGCCGCCACCGAACCCGCTCGGTTCTTATCAGGCCATCCATCACCTGCGTGACGAAACCGGTACCTTGCGCCTGCGCCTGACCGATCTCGACCAGCTCATACTCTGGGAAGGCGTGATCAGTACCGGCCTGAGCCCTGCACGTGACAGCGCCGAGCTGCTGGAGCGCGCCGTGCAAGTGCTGACCGAGCAGATTCCGCTAGCCACACCGTAG
- a CDS encoding multifunctional CCA addition/repair protein, whose product MQIYKVGGAVRDRLLGRPVSEVDWVVVGASAEQMLELGYRPVGADFPVFLHPQTGEEYALARTERKSGRGYGGFTFHASPDVTLEEDLIRRDLTVNAMAEDDHGRLIDPYGGQQDLQARLLRHVSPAFAEDPLRVLRVARFAARYAPLDFSVAPETLALMRQLAESGELGHLTAERSWKEISRALMEPRPDVFIQVLRDCGALAALLPEADKLFGVPQPQTHHPEVDTGVHVLSVLRQCAEHDQPLNVRWACLLHDVGKGLTPEAEWPRHIAHEHKGLRLIQTINERCKAPRDCAELAMLVGEFHTHGHRALELRPSTLLELLQRFDVFRRPQRFAEFVAACEMDARGRQGLEQRDYPQAAYLLGAAEVARQVAVKPLLEKGFKGAELGEALNRERLQALKTYKEQHIA is encoded by the coding sequence ATGCAGATCTACAAAGTCGGCGGAGCAGTACGCGATCGCCTGCTCGGCCGTCCCGTCAGTGAAGTGGACTGGGTCGTGGTCGGCGCCAGCGCAGAACAGATGCTAGAGCTCGGTTATCGCCCGGTGGGCGCCGATTTTCCGGTGTTCCTGCACCCGCAGACGGGTGAGGAATATGCCCTGGCCCGCACCGAGCGCAAGAGCGGCCGCGGCTATGGCGGTTTCACTTTTCACGCCAGCCCGGACGTGACGCTGGAAGAAGACCTGATCCGCCGCGACCTGACCGTCAACGCCATGGCCGAGGACGATCATGGCCGGCTGATCGACCCTTATGGCGGTCAGCAGGATCTTCAGGCCCGCCTGCTTCGTCACGTTTCCCCGGCCTTCGCCGAAGATCCGCTACGCGTACTGCGTGTTGCCCGCTTCGCCGCACGCTATGCGCCGCTCGATTTCAGCGTTGCGCCTGAAACCCTGGCGCTGATGCGTCAGTTGGCAGAGTCCGGCGAACTGGGTCATCTCACCGCCGAACGCAGCTGGAAGGAAATCTCTCGCGCGCTGATGGAGCCGCGCCCGGATGTATTCATCCAGGTGCTACGCGACTGCGGCGCGCTGGCCGCCCTGCTGCCGGAAGCGGATAAGCTGTTCGGCGTGCCGCAACCACAGACGCATCACCCCGAAGTCGACACCGGTGTGCATGTGCTGAGCGTGCTTCGCCAGTGTGCGGAGCACGACCAGCCGCTCAACGTGCGCTGGGCCTGCCTGCTGCACGATGTCGGCAAGGGGCTGACGCCAGAGGCCGAATGGCCGCGGCATATCGCTCATGAACATAAGGGGCTGCGCCTGATCCAGACGATCAATGAGCGCTGCAAGGCACCGCGCGACTGCGCCGAACTGGCAATGCTGGTGGGTGAATTCCATACCCACGGCCACCGCGCACTGGAACTGCGCCCCTCGACATTGCTCGAGCTGCTACAGCGCTTCGACGTGTTCCGCCGCCCGCAACGCTTCGCCGAGTTCGTCGCCGCTTGCGAGATGGATGCCCGTGGCCGCCAGGGCCTGGAACAGCGCGATTATCCACAAGCTGCTTACCTGTTGGGCGCCGCGGAGGTGGCGCGCCAGGTGGCGGTCAAACCGCTACTGGAGAAGGGATTCAAAGGCGCGGAGCTGGGCGAGGCGCTCAACCGCGAACGCCTGCAGGCGCTCAAGACCTACAAAGAACAGCACATCGCGTAG
- the folK gene encoding 2-amino-4-hydroxy-6-hydroxymethyldihydropteridine diphosphokinase produces the protein MPLTRVFLGLGSNVQREVHLCAGLDALAGVLSDMRCSPVFESHAVGIKSGNFFNLVVVGETELPLLELDRRLKFIEADNGRYAPDRKGLPLDIDVLLYGEQVGNFNGLILPRAEILKNAFVLWPLALLAPQVCHPVDGRSFAELWASAQIDQQLWPAAFQWRGVELTPAELLQARSS, from the coding sequence ATGCCTCTGACTCGGGTCTTTCTCGGCCTCGGCAGCAACGTGCAGCGCGAGGTTCATCTATGTGCCGGGCTCGATGCACTGGCTGGTGTGCTCAGCGATATGCGCTGCTCGCCGGTTTTCGAAAGCCATGCGGTGGGCATCAAGAGCGGAAATTTCTTCAATCTGGTGGTGGTTGGCGAAACCGAGCTGCCGCTGCTGGAACTGGACCGCCGGCTGAAGTTCATCGAGGCTGATAACGGCCGCTACGCACCGGACCGCAAGGGCCTGCCGCTGGATATCGATGTGCTGCTGTATGGTGAACAGGTCGGCAACTTCAACGGCCTGATCCTGCCGCGCGCGGAAATTCTCAAGAACGCCTTCGTGCTCTGGCCTCTGGCCTTGCTGGCACCGCAGGTGTGCCACCCGGTGGATGGGCGTTCGTTCGCCGAGCTCTGGGCGTCGGCGCAGATCGATCAGCAGTTATGGCCAGCGGCCTTCCAGTGGCGCGGTGTCGAGCTGACGCCGGCCGAGTTGCTGCAGGCGCGCTCTTCGTAG
- the folB gene encoding dihydroneopterin aldolase, whose protein sequence is MDRVFIEGLEVDTVIGAYDWERDIRQCLRLDLQMGWDNRPAAAGDDLNLALDYASVSTRIQAFATESQFILVETFAERLVQLLMDEFNIPWIRLKLTKPGAVPAARGGVGVEIERGCL, encoded by the coding sequence GTGGACAGAGTATTTATCGAGGGGCTGGAAGTCGACACGGTGATCGGCGCTTACGATTGGGAGCGCGACATTCGCCAGTGCCTGCGTCTGGACCTGCAGATGGGCTGGGACAACCGCCCGGCCGCAGCCGGTGATGACCTCAACCTGGCGCTCGACTATGCCAGCGTGTCCACGCGTATCCAGGCCTTTGCGACCGAATCGCAGTTCATTCTGGTCGAGACCTTTGCCGAGCGTCTGGTGCAGCTTCTGATGGACGAGTTCAACATACCCTGGATACGCCTGAAGCTGACCAAGCCCGGTGCAGTGCCGGCCGCACGTGGCGGCGTAGGTGTGGAGATCGAGCGCGGATGCCTCTGA
- the plsY gene encoding glycerol-3-phosphate 1-O-acyltransferase PlsY, with amino-acid sequence MFWLLAILAYLLGSLSFAILLSRLAGGPDPRASGSGNPGATNMLRVAGKKLAVMTLIGDLLKGLLPILIAKLLGLSLHQQAWIGLAAVVGHLYPLYFRFRGGKGVATAAGMLLGLYPPAALLALAAWALVFLLTRTSSLASLIATPLTLPLLAWQQPAALLPACVLTGLIVWRHRSNLRDLFAGRERRF; translated from the coding sequence ATGTTCTGGCTTCTGGCAATCCTTGCCTACCTGCTCGGTTCGTTGTCCTTCGCCATCCTGCTCAGCCGACTCGCTGGCGGGCCGGACCCGCGTGCCAGTGGCTCGGGCAACCCCGGCGCCACCAATATGCTGCGCGTGGCCGGCAAGAAGCTCGCCGTCATGACGCTGATCGGCGACCTGCTCAAGGGCCTGCTGCCGATCCTCATCGCCAAGCTGCTCGGCCTGAGCCTGCATCAGCAGGCCTGGATCGGCCTGGCGGCCGTCGTCGGCCACCTTTACCCGCTGTACTTCCGTTTTCGCGGCGGTAAGGGCGTCGCCACTGCCGCCGGCATGTTGCTCGGTCTCTATCCGCCGGCGGCCTTGCTCGCGCTGGCTGCCTGGGCACTGGTGTTCCTGCTCACCCGCACCAGTTCGCTGGCATCGCTGATCGCCACACCGCTGACGCTACCGCTGCTGGCCTGGCAACAACCGGCGGCCTTGCTGCCGGCCTGCGTATTGACCGGGTTGATCGTGTGGCGTCACCGCAGCAACCTGCGCGATTTGTTCGCCGGGCGCGAGCGGCGTTTTTAG
- the tsaD gene encoding tRNA (adenosine(37)-N6)-threonylcarbamoyltransferase complex transferase subunit TsaD produces the protein MLVLGLETSCDETGVALYDSERGLLADALFSQIDLHRVYGGVVPELASRDHVKRMLPLIRQVLDEAGKQASDIDALAYTAGPGLVGALLVGASCAQALAFAWGIPAVGVHHMEGHLLAPMLEEQPPAFPFVALLVSGGHTQLVRVDGIGQYQLLGESLDDAAGEAFDKTAKLMGLNYPGGPEIAKLAEQGTPGRFVFPRPMTDRPGLDFSFSGLKTFALNTWQQCRDNGDDLDQARRDIALAFQKAVVETLTIKCKRALKQSGLNSLVIAGGVSANKALREHLERMLGEMKGKVFYARPRFCTDNGAMIAYAGCQRLLAGQHEDLAIKVQARWPMESLPAI, from the coding sequence ATGCTCGTACTGGGATTGGAAACTTCCTGCGATGAAACCGGCGTCGCGCTCTATGACAGCGAGCGTGGCCTGCTGGCTGATGCCCTGTTCAGCCAAATCGACTTGCACCGTGTGTATGGCGGTGTGGTGCCCGAGTTGGCCTCGCGTGATCACGTCAAACGCATGCTGCCGCTGATCCGCCAGGTGCTGGATGAAGCCGGCAAGCAGGCCAGCGATATCGATGCGCTGGCCTACACGGCGGGTCCCGGCCTGGTCGGGGCGCTGCTGGTGGGCGCTTCCTGCGCGCAGGCGCTGGCATTCGCCTGGGGCATTCCGGCTGTCGGTGTGCACCATATGGAAGGTCATCTGCTGGCGCCGATGCTGGAAGAGCAGCCGCCGGCCTTTCCGTTCGTCGCCCTGCTGGTGTCCGGTGGCCATACCCAGCTGGTGCGGGTCGATGGCATCGGCCAGTACCAACTGCTCGGCGAGTCGCTGGATGATGCAGCCGGCGAAGCCTTCGACAAGACCGCCAAGCTGATGGGCCTGAATTACCCCGGCGGCCCGGAGATCGCCAAGCTGGCCGAGCAGGGTACGCCGGGGCGTTTCGTCTTCCCGCGGCCGATGACCGATCGGCCGGGCCTGGATTTCAGTTTCAGCGGTCTGAAAACCTTCGCTCTGAATACCTGGCAGCAATGCCGCGACAATGGCGACGACCTCGACCAAGCCCGGCGCGACATCGCGCTGGCCTTCCAGAAGGCGGTGGTTGAGACTCTGACCATCAAGTGCAAACGTGCGCTCAAGCAGAGTGGGCTGAACAGCCTGGTCATCGCCGGCGGCGTGAGTGCCAACAAGGCGCTGCGCGAGCATCTGGAACGTATGCTGGGCGAGATGAAGGGCAAGGTGTTCTATGCGCGGCCGCGTTTCTGTACCGACAATGGCGCGATGATCGCATACGCCGGTTGCCAGCGTTTGCTGGCCGGGCAGCATGAAGATCTGGCGATCAAGGTGCAGGCGCGCTGGCCGATGGAGTCGCTGCCGGCGATTTAA
- the rpsU gene encoding 30S ribosomal protein S21 — MPAVKVKENEPFDVALRRFKRSCEKAGVLAEVRSREFYEKPTAERKRKAAAAVKRHAKKVQREQRRSVRLY, encoded by the coding sequence ATGCCAGCCGTCAAAGTTAAAGAGAACGAACCCTTCGACGTAGCCCTGCGTCGTTTCAAGCGCTCCTGCGAAAAAGCCGGTGTACTGGCTGAAGTTCGCAGCCGCGAATTCTACGAAAAGCCGACCGCTGAGCGTAAGCGCAAAGCCGCTGCCGCTGTTAAGCGTCACGCCAAGAAAGTGCAGCGCGAACAGCGCCGCAGCGTTCGCCTGTACTAA
- the dnaG gene encoding DNA primase, whose amino-acid sequence MAGLIPQSFIDDLLNRTDIVDVVSSRIQLKKTGKNYSACCPFHKEKTPSFTVSPDKQFYYCFGCGAGGNALGFVMDHDQLEFPQAIEELAKRAGMDVPREESGRGHKPRQPVDSPLYPLLNAAAEHYRQALKSHPQRKYAVDYLKGRGLTGEIARDFGIGFAPPGWDNLLKQLGADALQQKVMIDAGLLIENAENGRRYDRFRDRIMFPIRDSRGRVIAFGGRVLGDDKPKYLNSPETPVFHKGQELYGLYEARKHNRDLDEIMVVEGYMDVIALAQQGLRNAVATLGTATSEEHLKRLFRIVPSVLFCFDGDAAGRNAAWRALESTLPSLQDGRRARFLFLPEGEDPDTLVRAEGTDAFRARINQHAQPLADYFFQQLCEEADPRSLEGKAHLVTLAAPLIDKIPGNNLRALMRQRLSELTGLSGEAMNQVASAPRSHAPSTPSHAPSSDYPDYGDIPDSAYYDSLPDVGGYEQPAPPQQQHYERQNEGGKGSWKKDGGKWSKKGKGDFAPRAPRTAVSVESPHLIALRTLLHHPQLAQKVEDVSHFADEEDTYAQLLVALVGALQKTPNLRSLQLIARWHGTEQGRLLRALAEKEWLIQGDNLEQQFFDTITTLANSQSQRRREKALRSIIHKSPSELTDEEKTLLREHYSLTSSPSSKSPTGA is encoded by the coding sequence ATGGCCGGCCTGATCCCGCAATCCTTCATCGATGACCTGCTCAACCGCACCGACATCGTCGATGTGGTGAGTTCGCGCATCCAGCTGAAGAAGACCGGCAAGAACTACAGCGCCTGCTGTCCTTTCCACAAGGAAAAGACCCCCTCCTTCACGGTCAGCCCGGACAAGCAGTTCTACTACTGCTTCGGCTGCGGTGCCGGCGGCAATGCCCTTGGCTTCGTCATGGACCACGATCAACTGGAGTTCCCCCAGGCGATCGAGGAGCTGGCCAAGCGCGCCGGCATGGATGTACCACGTGAGGAAAGCGGCCGCGGACACAAACCCAGGCAGCCCGTCGACTCACCGCTCTACCCGCTGCTCAATGCCGCCGCCGAGCACTATCGCCAGGCGCTGAAGAGCCATCCACAGCGCAAGTACGCCGTGGACTACCTAAAAGGCCGCGGCCTGACCGGTGAGATCGCCCGCGACTTCGGCATCGGTTTCGCCCCGCCCGGCTGGGACAACCTGCTCAAGCAGCTGGGTGCCGACGCCCTGCAACAGAAAGTCATGATCGACGCCGGCCTGCTGATCGAGAACGCCGAGAACGGCAGGCGCTACGACCGCTTCCGCGACCGCATCATGTTCCCCATCCGCGACAGCCGCGGCCGGGTGATCGCCTTCGGCGGCCGCGTACTGGGCGACGACAAGCCCAAGTACCTGAACTCGCCGGAGACCCCGGTATTCCACAAGGGCCAGGAGCTTTACGGCCTGTACGAGGCGCGCAAGCACAACCGTGATCTTGACGAGATCATGGTGGTCGAAGGCTACATGGACGTCATCGCCCTCGCCCAGCAAGGCCTGCGCAATGCCGTGGCGACTCTCGGCACGGCCACCAGCGAAGAACACCTCAAGCGCCTGTTCCGCATCGTGCCCAGCGTGCTGTTCTGCTTCGACGGCGACGCCGCCGGACGCAACGCTGCCTGGCGCGCGCTAGAATCCACCCTGCCGAGCCTGCAGGACGGCCGCCGCGCGCGCTTCCTGTTCCTGCCCGAAGGCGAGGACCCGGACACCCTGGTGCGTGCCGAAGGCACCGACGCCTTCCGCGCACGCATCAACCAGCACGCCCAGCCGCTGGCCGACTACTTCTTCCAACAGCTCTGCGAAGAAGCCGACCCGCGCTCACTGGAAGGCAAGGCGCACCTGGTGACGTTGGCCGCGCCATTGATCGACAAGATCCCCGGCAACAACCTGCGCGCGCTGATGCGCCAGCGCCTGAGCGAGCTCACCGGCCTTTCCGGCGAAGCCATGAACCAGGTTGCCAGCGCCCCACGCAGCCATGCGCCGAGCACGCCCAGCCACGCCCCCAGCAGCGATTACCCGGATTACGGCGACATTCCCGACAGCGCCTACTACGACAGCCTGCCGGATGTCGGCGGCTACGAGCAGCCCGCCCCGCCTCAACAACAGCACTACGAGCGCCAAAACGAAGGCGGCAAAGGCAGCTGGAAGAAAGACGGTGGCAAATGGAGCAAGAAGGGCAAGGGCGATTTCGCACCACGTGCCCCGCGCACCGCGGTGAGCGTCGAATCACCACATCTGATCGCTCTGCGCACCTTGCTGCACCATCCGCAGCTGGCGCAAAAGGTCGAGGATGTCAGCCACTTCGCCGACGAAGAGGACACCTACGCGCAACTTCTGGTAGCACTGGTCGGTGCCCTGCAGAAAACGCCCAACCTGCGTTCGCTGCAACTGATCGCTCGCTGGCACGGCACCGAACAGGGCCGTCTGCTGCGGGCACTGGCGGAGAAGGAATGGCTGATTCAGGGCGACAACCTTGAACAGCAGTTTTTCGACACCATTACTACACTTGCAAACAGTCAATCGCAGAGGCGGCGTGAAAAGGCGCTCCGCAGCATCATTCATAAAAGCCCCAGCGAGCTCACAGACGAGGAAAAGACATTGCTCAGAGAGCACTACAGCCTCACTTCCTCACCGAGCAGCAAGTCCCCAACTGGCGCCTAA
- the rpoD gene encoding RNA polymerase sigma factor RpoD, with the protein MSVKAQQQSRLKELISRGREQGYLTYAEVNDHLPEDISDPEQVEDIIRMINDMGINVFESAPDADALLLAEADTDEAAAEEAAAALAAVETDIGRTTDPVRMYMREMGTVELLTREGEIEIAKRIEEGIREVMSAIAHFPGTVDGILAEYNRVTTEGGRLAEVLSGYIDPDDGSVPDEAAAPVPVKEGAAAEESDDEEEDESGDDEEEEGDGGPDPEEAARRFTAVAEQQEKVQKALKKHGRGSKQAIEELATLAELFMPIKLVPKQYDALVTQVRDALDRLRAQERAIMQLCVRDARMPRADFLRLFPGNEIDMDWAADLAKGKAKYAEALGNLQGDIQRCQQKLADLEAECSLSLAEIKDINRRMSIGEAKARRAKKEMVEANLRLVISIAKKYTNRGLQFLDLIQEGNIGLMKAVDKFEYRRGYKFSTYATWWIRQAITRSIADQARTIRIPVHMIETINKLNRISRQMLQEMGREPTPEELGERMEMPEDKIRKVLKIAKEPISMETPIGDDEDSHLGDFIEDSTMQSPIDVATVESLKEATREVLAGLTAREAKVLRMRFGIDMNTDHTLEEVGKQFDVTRERIRQIEAKALRKLRHPTRSEHLRSFLDE; encoded by the coding sequence ATGTCCGTAAAAGCGCAACAGCAATCTCGTTTGAAAGAATTGATCAGCCGTGGTCGCGAGCAGGGTTACCTGACGTACGCGGAGGTCAATGACCACCTGCCGGAAGACATTTCCGATCCGGAACAGGTGGAAGACATCATCCGCATGATCAACGACATGGGGATCAACGTATTCGAGAGTGCTCCGGATGCGGACGCCTTGCTGTTGGCCGAAGCCGACACCGACGAGGCTGCAGCCGAAGAAGCCGCTGCCGCCCTCGCCGCCGTTGAGACCGATATCGGCCGCACCACCGACCCGGTGCGCATGTACATGCGCGAAATGGGTACCGTGGAACTGCTGACCCGCGAAGGCGAAATCGAAATCGCCAAGCGCATCGAGGAAGGCATCCGCGAAGTCATGAGCGCCATCGCTCACTTCCCCGGCACTGTCGACGGCATCCTCGCCGAATACAACCGCGTCACCACCGAAGGCGGCCGCCTGGCCGAAGTCCTCAGTGGCTACATCGACCCGGATGACGGCAGCGTGCCTGACGAAGCCGCCGCCCCCGTTCCCGTCAAGGAAGGCGCCGCCGCTGAAGAAAGCGACGACGAAGAAGAAGACGAGAGCGGCGACGACGAGGAAGAAGAAGGCGATGGCGGCCCGGACCCGGAAGAAGCGGCTCGCCGTTTCACCGCCGTGGCCGAGCAGCAGGAAAAAGTCCAGAAGGCCCTGAAGAAGCACGGTCGCGGCAGCAAGCAGGCCATCGAAGAGCTGGCCACCCTGGCCGAGCTGTTCATGCCGATCAAGCTGGTGCCCAAGCAGTACGACGCCCTGGTCACCCAGGTGCGCGATGCCCTCGACCGCCTGCGTGCGCAAGAGCGCGCCATCATGCAGCTGTGCGTACGTGATGCGCGCATGCCGCGTGCCGACTTCCTGCGCCTGTTCCCGGGCAACGAAATCGACATGGACTGGGCCGCCGACCTGGCCAAGGGCAAGGCCAAGTACGCCGAAGCCCTAGGCAACCTGCAGGGCGACATCCAACGCTGCCAGCAGAAGCTGGCCGACCTGGAAGCCGAATGCAGCCTGAGCCTGGCCGAGATCAAGGACATCAACCGTCGCATGTCCATTGGTGAGGCGAAAGCTCGCCGCGCCAAGAAGGAAATGGTCGAGGCCAACCTGCGTCTGGTGATCTCCATCGCCAAGAAGTACACCAACCGTGGCCTGCAGTTCCTCGACCTGATCCAGGAAGGCAACATCGGCCTGATGAAGGCGGTGGACAAGTTCGAATACCGCCGCGGCTACAAGTTCTCGACCTACGCCACCTGGTGGATTCGCCAGGCGATCACCCGCTCGATTGCCGACCAGGCGCGCACCATCCGTATTCCGGTGCACATGATCGAGACGATCAACAAGCTCAACCGCATCTCCCGTCAGATGCTGCAGGAGATGGGCCGCGAGCCCACTCCGGAAGAGCTGGGCGAGCGTATGGAAATGCCCGAGGACAAGATCCGCAAGGTATTGAAGATCGCCAAAGAGCCGATTTCCATGGAAACCCCGATTGGCGACGACGAAGATTCGCACCTGGGCGACTTCATCGAGGACAGCACCATGCAGTCCCCGATCGACGTAGCCACGGTCGAAAGCCTCAAGGAAGCCACTCGCGAAGTCCTCGCCGGCCTCACTGCCCGTGAAGCCAAGGTCCTGCGCATGCGCTTCGGTATCGACATGAACACCGACCACACCCTCGAGGAAGTGGGCAAGCAGTTCGACGTTACCCGCGAGCGTATCCGCCAGATCGAAGCCAAGGCGCTGCGCAAGCTGCGTCACCCGACGCGAAGCGAGCATCTGCGCTCCTTCCTCGACGAGTGA